In the Erinaceus europaeus chromosome 18, mEriEur2.1, whole genome shotgun sequence genome, ATAATCTAATTCTATAATTTTCATTGTTGAATTTAGCTTTCTCTTGTAACTAGCTAAATATTTGTTGGTAAAGTGACTACCATCCCACTCACAAATTCATTTTTAGCAAAGTAGGATTGTAAAATAAGATCATATTATTCATAGCACATTTGTGCTTGCATTGAATAGTCAGTAAATATATAGCTGACCGAATATAAATATCCTTGATTGGATATCAGTGCTGTTTCGACCTGAGATTTAAAACTCTTTTCATGCaggcattatttaaaaatatttatttattttcccttttgttgccctttatgcAGGCATTTTCTTTCACATAGAGAAAGGATAACATCTTCACAGAGTGTGTTGGAAGTTCGGGAAATCGAGAGTCCTGGTTTTGTCAGAGCTAGTGTTCAGGGTATTATTCTGATAGAACCCGGTAGCTTTAAGATGGCTTGAAAACACTTGCTCCTTTGGAGTGAAGACGCAGGGGAAGAACTGTGGCAGAGAGGAGCACTCGCCGTAGTAGCTTGACTGGGTCTTGTACATGATCATCTTGGGTTTGGACAGCGAGGTCGCCGTGCTGAGGGCCTTCGGGTCCAGCATGCAGGAGAACACGGGATTGCCAGGGTTCACACAAGGAGCCGGCTGGGCGGCTGACTGCTGCCCCGGGCTTGCAGCAGAACTGCTTTTCTTAGCCTAGAAGAAAGCAAGCACATCAGACCACCCTGCGTTGGAAATCAGCCAACACTACAGGAGAACATGAGAACTCAGCCCCGCCCTACCTTGCACCGGTCACAAAACATAGTTTGAAATGGATTAAAGATTTAATTGgggggcagggctagatagcacgatggttatgcaaagagactctcaggcctgaggctccaaagtcccaggttaaaccaCCCGCCCACCCTAAACCAGACTAAGCAGCGCTCTGGTGTCACAAACaggttaaccccccccccccccgcaccacccTAGACCAGACTAAGCGGCGCTCTGGTGTCACAAACAggttaaaccccccccccccgcatcacCCTAGACCAGACTAAGCAGCGCTCTGGTGTTACAGACAggttaaacccccccccccgcatcacCCTAGACCAGACTAAGCAGCGCTCTGGTGTTACAGACAGGTTAACCCCCCCGCACCACCCTAGACCAGGACTAAGCGGCGCTCTGGTGTTACAGACaggttaccccccccccccccgcaccacccTAGACCAGAATAAGCGGCGCTCTGGTGTCACAAACaggttaaccccccccccccccccgcaccacccTAGACCACGACTAAGCGGCGCTCTGGTGTTACAGACaggttaccccccccccccccgcaccacccTAGACCAGACTAAGCGGCGCTCTGGTGTCACAAACaggttaacccccccccccccccgcaccacccTAGACCAGAATAAGCGGCGCTCTGGTGTCACAAACAGGTTAAACCCCCCCGCATCACCCTAGACCAGACTAAGCAGCGCTCTGGTGTTACAGACaggttaaccccccccccccccccccgcaccacccTAGACCAGACTAAGCGGCGCTCTGGTGTCACAAACAGgttaaacctccccccccccccccccccgcaccacccTAGACCAGACTAAGCGGCGCTCTGGTGTCACAAACAggttaaaccccccccccccccccccccccccgcaccacccTAGACCAGATTAAGCGGCGCTCTGGTGTTAAAAACAGACTTAACTGGAAGACCGGAAGCCATTTAACTCCTAGGAAAAACcagaaaaatatcaaataaagctcctagtggtccaggaggtggcgcagtgggtaactcattggaccctcaagcatgagggcctgagtttggtccctggcattacatgtgccagcgTGATGCTTCGGGCCTCACTCCcataaatatatctatttttagATCATTGATGTTGGCCTTGGAAACTTGTTTTTGATTATG is a window encoding:
- the PIERCE2 gene encoding piercer of microtubule wall 2 protein gives rise to the protein MPGPVVQPARPGGAAAATGLQLPGGGGAAAAKRPEVGPGGPEHHNIRACAAGCCGNGLLCAAAGRAGFSFGAAAAACRPSRRQRSLGEPRREQLRLLGKLMRGLEGDRAKKSSSAASPGQQSAAQPAPCVNPGNPVFSCMLDPKALSTATSLSKPKMIMYKTQSSYYGECSSLPQFFPCVFTPKEQVFSSHLKATGFYQNNTLNTSSDKTRTLDFPNFQHTL